One window of the Sparus aurata chromosome 17, fSpaAur1.1, whole genome shotgun sequence genome contains the following:
- the atad2 gene encoding ATPase family AAA domain-containing protein 2 isoform X2 translates to MVILRRSSGVGAEPVATTPKRRSMELDTSSEFLSLLPASQRKSARLTRSSRSSQALDDSFSSPENNSANGHADGKQDEGSGLHHSLRTRGQRVRLEVSFSEEPKTTSSPVNEDKAGGCCTRKSSRLQREGKASSGNQQADVPDEVEGSSTPKRSRFNLQSRDVEEEEEGEEDHSVRRSSRITRYKLNSRNQSVLYDRLITNTAEAVLQKMDDMQKMRRRLRDRDTKEELGMYTRDRMRRSLRTNADSKDTEEENQGGDEDDRDEEEEEDGEDEEEEEEEQENDEEDDDEDGEDEEEENQRRYDFRQRKTVVRYQAPQDEPREPRKRSLYFKGHSSPTRRRFRFSSTAPRSPYNRRTSRSSSERRRHAIHSSDSTSSSSDDEQFQRRRSKNRSRPVNRCLPMNLVKEDLLGIHKDRMKIGASLADVDPMQIDRTVRFESIGGLSRHISALKEMVVFPLLYPEVFERFKIQPPRGCLFYGPPGTGKTLVARALANECSQGERKVSFFMRKGADCLSKWVGESERQLRLLFDQAYQMRPSIIFFDEIDGLAPVRSSRQDQIHSSIVSTLLALMDGLDARGEVVVIGATNRLDSIDPALRRPGRFDREFLFGLPDREARRDILKIHTRQWTPPPSDTFLEELADKCVGYCGADIKAVCSEAALCALRRRYPQIYSSSQKLVLDVNSIAITSKDFMSAMSKMVPASQRAVVSPAKALIPAIRPLLSAALHDILDTVSRVFPHAEHGLNRKREQDVACVVSEDDLMFSEDEDLEIFSNAQTSHSQHKTPAAKGLLNLNRSVLSHPTSYRPRLLLEGRPGSGQSSHLAPAVLHALEKFTVYTLDMAVLFGASATAPEETCAQIFVEAKRTSPSILYIPHIGQWWETVGPALRATFLSLLSSIPAFAPILLLASCSLRYDQLSMEVQELFREQYGEVFHVKVPTSRERRNFFEDLILNQASKAPASKRKAALNALEVLPVAPPPPPRQLTEEETQRLEEQEEGTLRELRLFLRDVTNRLSQDKRFKAFTKPVDLEEVPDYAEVIKKPMDLSTVLSKIDLHQYETVKEFLHDVDLIWQNALEYNPDRDPSDRQIRHRACALKDTVHAIIKDELDEDFEKICEEMKVSRSTRGEWCGSTVRYAPSFYHVLPKVSKSPAEAKITDMTPQSEPTGPTAAVTPNTSASAVTVFKNSAQRKKRRKSRWSAGLYARKRSSCSPHTSRDDGHLGSDEDEEDGDDEEEVEKAGGTECDEGTGGEEEQMVIDEESGPVPAKESSLQPIEKEQDSQEGEEEMSPAAEDKAVLCETDKRENVDKEKLDKAVKDQPELSEENNKELTKAGNEISETISVNTNQDSHTETKGDAQGQSNTEESGETNCQKLTETETDKCQTVTEAGDGNNRVLNVEESAQNSPAEPMELEATETSTTDTPEAVKGEEDTSTEWCVRRVTRSLKTTVQQQQFIDVHKALQILDQETPPLVVDKVKLKELLERLVTKTEGYEVYKLEKLYALLCQCIYRHRRDHNKTALIQELEQEIEDFC, encoded by the exons ATGGTGATACTACGCCGCAGTAGCGGTGTCGGGGCTGAGCCGGTGGCAACAACACCGAAGAGGAGGTCTATGGAGTTGGATACTAGCTCCGAGTTTCTGTCGCTGCTTCCCGCCTCGCAGAGAAAGTCCGCCCGGTTAACCCGGTCCTCCCGGTCCTCCCAGGCCCTGGATGACAGCTTCAGCAGTCCGGAAAACAACTCGGCGAAT GGACATGCTGATGGGAAGCAGGACGAGGGAAGTGGACTCCATCACTCTCTGAGGACCAGAGGCCAGAGAGTTCGACTTGAGGTTTCTTTTTCTGAGGAACCAAAGACCACCAGCTCCCCTGTAAATGAAGACAAGGCTGGAGGATGCTGCACCAG aAAATCTTCCaggctgcagagagagggaaaagccTCCAGTGGCAATCAGCAAGCAG ACGTTCCAGATGAAGTGGAGGGGTCGTCCACTCCCAAGAGGAGCCGCTTTAATCTACAGAGCCGAgatgtggaggaagaagaggagggagaagaggatcACTCAGTGCGACGTAGTTCTCGAATCACAAGATACAAACTTAATTCCCGTAACCAGTCGGTGCTCTACGACCGGCTCATCACCAA CACTGCTGAAGCTGTTCTTCAGAAGATGGATGACATGCAGAAGATGAGACGCAGATTGAGAGATAGAGACACTAAAGAAGAG CTTGGCATGTACACCAGGGACAGAATGAGAAGATCTCTGAGAACGAATGCAGACAGTAAAGACACCGAGGAGGAGAACCAAG GAGGGGATGAGGATGATCgtgacgaagaggaggaggaagatggagaagatgaggaggaggaggaggaagagcaggaaaaTGATGAAGAAGACGATGACGAAGATGGcgaggatgaggaagaagaaaatcagAGGCGTTATGACTTCAGACAGCGAAAGACTGTGGTTCGCTACCAGGCCCCGCAGGATG AACCCAGAGAGCCAAGGAAGCGCAGCTTGTACTTCAAGGGCCATTCATCTCCTACCAGACGCAGGTTTAGATTCAGCTCCACAGCCCCTAGGAGCCCCTACAACAGGAGAACCAGCAG GAGTAGTTCTGAGAG AAGGAGACACGCCATCCACAGTAGTGACTCCACTTCCTCATCTTCAGACGATGAGCAGTTCCAGAGACGGAGAAGTAAGAACAGGAGCAGGCCAGTCAACAG aTGTCTCCCCATGAACTTGGTGAAAGAAGACCTGCTGGGGATTCACAAGGACAGGATGAAGATTGGAGCCAGCCTCGCTGATGTCGACCCCATGCAAATAGACAGAACG GTGCGGTTTGAAAGCATTGGAGGTTTGAGCAGACACATCTCAGCACTGAAGGAGATGGTGGTCTTCCCTCTCCTGTACCCAGAAGTCTTTGAGAGGTTCAAGATACAGCCtcccag GGGCTGTCTGTTTTATGGTCCTCCAGGAACAGGGAAAACCCTGGTAGCCAGAGCGCTGGCCAATGAGTGCAGTCAGGGGGAAAGAAAGGTTTCTTTCTTCATGAGGAAAGGAGCGGACTGCCTCAGTAAGTGGGTTGGAGAATCTGAGAGACAGCTGCGACTGCTTTTTGATCAG GCATACCAGATGCGTCCATCCATCATCTTCTTTGATGAAATTGATGGTTTGGCTCCAGTCAGGTCCAGCCGTCAGGACCAGATCCATAG TTCCATTGTGTCAACTCTATTGGCTCTTATGGATGGATTGGATGCCAGAGGAGAAGTTGTTGTGATAGGAGCTACAAACAGACTGGACTCCATCGACCCAGCTCTGAGAAGACCAGGGCGCTTTGACAGAGAGTTCCTCTTCGGCTTGCCAGATAGAGAG GCAAGAAGGGACATTCTGAAGATTCACACCAGACAGTGGACTCCACCGCCTTCTGACACTTTCCTGGAAGAACTGGCTGATAAATGTGTTG GTTATTGCGGAGCAGATATCAAGGCAGTGTGTTCAGAGGCTGCCCTGTGCGCACTGCGGCGTCGCTACCCACAAATCTACTCTTCATCACAGAAACTTGTGCTTGATGTCAACTCCATAGCCATCACAAGCAAAGACTTTATGTCTGCCATGTCCAAGATGGTGCCAGCTTCCCAGAG GGCGGTAGTGTCACCTGCCAAGGCCTTGATACCTGCCATCCGTCCCCTGTTGAGCGCCGCCCTGCACGACATCCTCGACACAGTCAGCAGAGTGTTCCCACATGCTGAACACGGcttaaacaggaagagagaacaAG ATGTGGCCTGTGTTGTGTCTGAGGATGATCTGATGTTCAGTGAGGATGAAGACTTGGAAATCTTTTCCAATGCACAGACCTCTCACTCCCAACACAAAACACCTGCTGCTAAGGGACTCCTCAACCTCAACAG GAGTGTGCTGAGCCACCCAACCTCCTACCGTCCCAGACTTCTGTTGGAGGGCAGACCAGGGTCAGGTCAGAGCTCCCACCTGGCTCCAGCTGTCCTCCACGCTCTAGAGAAATTCACTGTGTACACACTAGACATGGCCGTGCTGTTTGGAGCCAGTGCAACAGCCCCGGAAGAGACTTGTGCTCAG ATCTTTGTTGAAGCAAAGCGAACCTCTCCCAGTATCCTGTACATCCCTCACATTGGACAGTGGTGGGAAACTGTGGGACCAGCCTTAAGAGCCACTTTCCTCAGCCTGCTCAGCTCTATCCCTGCCTTTGCTCCTATATTGCTTCTTGCTTCCTGCAGCCTGCGATATGACCAACTCAGTATGGAG GTGCAGGAGTTGTTTCGGGAGCAGTATGGAGAGGTTTTCCATGTCAAGGTCCCCACcagcagagaaagaagaaacttCTTTGAGGATCTGATCCTCAATCAGGCTTCTAAGGCCCCTGCCTCAAAAAGGAAAGCAG CGCTCAATGCATTGGAGGTGCTTCCTGTtgcccctccacctcctccacgtCAGCTGACAGAAGAGGAGACCCAACGActggaggaacaggaggaaggTACCCTCAGAGAGCTCCGTCTCTTCCTGCGCGATGTCACCAACCGCCTTTCCCAAGATAAACGCTTCAAGGCTTTTACAAAGCCTGTGGATTTAGAAGAG GTACCAGATTATGCTGAGGTGATCAAGAAGCCTATGGACCTGTCAACAGTACTCTCTAAGATCGACCTCCATCAGTATGAGACGGTCAAGGAGTTCCTCCACGACGTAGATCTCATCTGGCAGAATGCCCTTGAATACAACCCAGACAGGGACCCCTCAG ATCGTCAGATCCGCCACAGAGCATGTGCATTAAAAGACACCGTCCATGCCATCATCAAAGACGAACTGGATGAAGATTTTGAGAAGATCTGTGAGGAGATGAAAGTGTCACGCAGCACAAGAGGTGAatggt GTGGCTCTACCGTCCGATATGCTCCCTCCTTCTACCACGTCCTTCCCAAAGTGTCTAAATCTCCTGCTGAGGCCAAGATCACTGACATGACTCCACAAAGCGAGCCAACTGGACCCACAGCTGCAGTGACTCCCAATACAAGTGCCTCTGCTGTTACAGTATTTAAAAACTCAG ctcagaggaagaaaaggcGGAAGAGTCGCTGGTCTGCTGGCCTCTATGCAAGGAAGAGGTCTTCCTGCTCTCCCCACACATCTAGAGATGATGGACACTTGGGGtctgatgaggatgaggaagatggggacgatgaggaggaggttGAGAAGGCAGGAGGAACAGAGTGTGATGaggggacaggaggagaggaggagcagatggTGATTGATGAAGAGTCAGGGCCTGTACCAGCTAAGGAAAGTAGTTTGCAGCCCATTGAGAAGGAGCAGGACAGtcaggagggagaagaggagatgAGTCCAGCTGCTGAAGACAAGGCTGTCCTgtgtgaaacagacaaaagagaaaatgtcgACAAAGAAAAACTAGATAAAGCTGTGAAAGATCAACCAGAgctgtcagaggaaaacaacaaagagtTAACAAAGGCAGGAAATGAGATCAGTGAAACTATTTCAGTGAACACTAACCAGGACAGCCACACTGAGACAAAGGGAGATGCCCAGGGACAGTCCAACACAGAGGAGAGTGGTGAAACTAACTGTCAGAAACTGACAGAAACTGAGACTGACAAATGTCAAACTGTAACAGAGGCAGGAGACGGTAACAACAGGGTCCTTAATGTAGAAGAGTCAGCGCAGAATAGCCCTGCTGAACCAATGGAGTTGGAAGCAACAGAAACCTCAACCACAGATACCCCTGAAGCTGTCaaaggagaggaagacacaAGCACAG agTGGTGTGTGAGACGCGTTACTAGATCTCTGAAGAccactgtgcagcagcagcagtttatcGATGTGCACAAGGCTCTGCAGATCCTGGACCAGGAAACTCCTCCTCTGGTGGTGGATAAAGTCAAATTAAAG GAGCTGTTGGAGAGATTGGTGACCAAGACTGAAGGCTATGAGGTCTACAAGCTGGAGAAACTCTATGCTCTGCTCTGCCAGTGCATTTATAGACACAGACGAGACCACAACAAAACGGCACTTATACAG GAGTTGGAACAAGAGATTGAAGACTTCTGTTGA
- the atad2 gene encoding ATPase family AAA domain-containing protein 2 isoform X1: MVILRRSSGVGAEPVATTPKRRSMELDTSSEFLSLLPASQRKSARLTRSSRSSQALDDSFSSPENNSANGHADGKQDEGSGLHHSLRTRGQRVRLEVSFSEEPKTTSSPVNEDKAGGCCTRKSSRLQREGKASSGNQQADVPDEVEGSSTPKRSRFNLQSRDVEEEEEGEEDHSVRRSSRITRYKLNSRNQSVLYDRLITNTAEAVLQKMDDMQKMRRRLRDRDTKEELGMYTRDRMRRSLRTNADSKDTEEENQGGDEDDRDEEEEEDGEDEEEEEEEQENDEEDDDEDGEDEEEENQRRYDFRQRKTVVRYQAPQDEPREPRKRSLYFKGHSSPTRRRFRFSSTAPRSPYNRRTSRSSSERRRHAIHSSDSTSSSSDDEQFQRRRSKNRSRPVNRCLPMNLVKEDLLGIHKDRMKIGASLADVDPMQIDRTVRFESIGGLSRHISALKEMVVFPLLYPEVFERFKIQPPRGCLFYGPPGTGKTLVARALANECSQGERKVSFFMRKGADCLSKWVGESERQLRLLFDQAYQMRPSIIFFDEIDGLAPVRSSRQDQIHSSIVSTLLALMDGLDARGEVVVIGATNRLDSIDPALRRPGRFDREFLFGLPDREARRDILKIHTRQWTPPPSDTFLEELADKCVGYCGADIKAVCSEAALCALRRRYPQIYSSSQKLVLDVNSIAITSKDFMSAMSKMVPASQRAVVSPAKALIPAIRPLLSAALHDILDTVSRVFPHAEHGLNRKREQDVACVVSEDDLMFSEDEDLEIFSNAQTSHSQHKTPAAKGLLNLNRSVLSHPTSYRPRLLLEGRPGSGQSSHLAPAVLHALEKFTVYTLDMAVLFGASATAPEETCAQIFVEAKRTSPSILYIPHIGQWWETVGPALRATFLSLLSSIPAFAPILLLASCSLRYDQLSMEVQELFREQYGEVFHVKVPTSRERRNFFEDLILNQASKAPASKRKAALNALEVLPVAPPPPPRQLTEEETQRLEEQEEGTLRELRLFLRDVTNRLSQDKRFKAFTKPVDLEEVPDYAEVIKKPMDLSTVLSKIDLHQYETVKEFLHDVDLIWQNALEYNPDRDPSDRQIRHRACALKDTVHAIIKDELDEDFEKICEEMKVSRSTRGEWSGGSTVRYAPSFYHVLPKVSKSPAEAKITDMTPQSEPTGPTAAVTPNTSASAVTVFKNSAQRKKRRKSRWSAGLYARKRSSCSPHTSRDDGHLGSDEDEEDGDDEEEVEKAGGTECDEGTGGEEEQMVIDEESGPVPAKESSLQPIEKEQDSQEGEEEMSPAAEDKAVLCETDKRENVDKEKLDKAVKDQPELSEENNKELTKAGNEISETISVNTNQDSHTETKGDAQGQSNTEESGETNCQKLTETETDKCQTVTEAGDGNNRVLNVEESAQNSPAEPMELEATETSTTDTPEAVKGEEDTSTEWCVRRVTRSLKTTVQQQQFIDVHKALQILDQETPPLVVDKVKLKELLERLVTKTEGYEVYKLEKLYALLCQCIYRHRRDHNKTALIQELEQEIEDFC, from the exons ATGGTGATACTACGCCGCAGTAGCGGTGTCGGGGCTGAGCCGGTGGCAACAACACCGAAGAGGAGGTCTATGGAGTTGGATACTAGCTCCGAGTTTCTGTCGCTGCTTCCCGCCTCGCAGAGAAAGTCCGCCCGGTTAACCCGGTCCTCCCGGTCCTCCCAGGCCCTGGATGACAGCTTCAGCAGTCCGGAAAACAACTCGGCGAAT GGACATGCTGATGGGAAGCAGGACGAGGGAAGTGGACTCCATCACTCTCTGAGGACCAGAGGCCAGAGAGTTCGACTTGAGGTTTCTTTTTCTGAGGAACCAAAGACCACCAGCTCCCCTGTAAATGAAGACAAGGCTGGAGGATGCTGCACCAG aAAATCTTCCaggctgcagagagagggaaaagccTCCAGTGGCAATCAGCAAGCAG ACGTTCCAGATGAAGTGGAGGGGTCGTCCACTCCCAAGAGGAGCCGCTTTAATCTACAGAGCCGAgatgtggaggaagaagaggagggagaagaggatcACTCAGTGCGACGTAGTTCTCGAATCACAAGATACAAACTTAATTCCCGTAACCAGTCGGTGCTCTACGACCGGCTCATCACCAA CACTGCTGAAGCTGTTCTTCAGAAGATGGATGACATGCAGAAGATGAGACGCAGATTGAGAGATAGAGACACTAAAGAAGAG CTTGGCATGTACACCAGGGACAGAATGAGAAGATCTCTGAGAACGAATGCAGACAGTAAAGACACCGAGGAGGAGAACCAAG GAGGGGATGAGGATGATCgtgacgaagaggaggaggaagatggagaagatgaggaggaggaggaggaagagcaggaaaaTGATGAAGAAGACGATGACGAAGATGGcgaggatgaggaagaagaaaatcagAGGCGTTATGACTTCAGACAGCGAAAGACTGTGGTTCGCTACCAGGCCCCGCAGGATG AACCCAGAGAGCCAAGGAAGCGCAGCTTGTACTTCAAGGGCCATTCATCTCCTACCAGACGCAGGTTTAGATTCAGCTCCACAGCCCCTAGGAGCCCCTACAACAGGAGAACCAGCAG GAGTAGTTCTGAGAG AAGGAGACACGCCATCCACAGTAGTGACTCCACTTCCTCATCTTCAGACGATGAGCAGTTCCAGAGACGGAGAAGTAAGAACAGGAGCAGGCCAGTCAACAG aTGTCTCCCCATGAACTTGGTGAAAGAAGACCTGCTGGGGATTCACAAGGACAGGATGAAGATTGGAGCCAGCCTCGCTGATGTCGACCCCATGCAAATAGACAGAACG GTGCGGTTTGAAAGCATTGGAGGTTTGAGCAGACACATCTCAGCACTGAAGGAGATGGTGGTCTTCCCTCTCCTGTACCCAGAAGTCTTTGAGAGGTTCAAGATACAGCCtcccag GGGCTGTCTGTTTTATGGTCCTCCAGGAACAGGGAAAACCCTGGTAGCCAGAGCGCTGGCCAATGAGTGCAGTCAGGGGGAAAGAAAGGTTTCTTTCTTCATGAGGAAAGGAGCGGACTGCCTCAGTAAGTGGGTTGGAGAATCTGAGAGACAGCTGCGACTGCTTTTTGATCAG GCATACCAGATGCGTCCATCCATCATCTTCTTTGATGAAATTGATGGTTTGGCTCCAGTCAGGTCCAGCCGTCAGGACCAGATCCATAG TTCCATTGTGTCAACTCTATTGGCTCTTATGGATGGATTGGATGCCAGAGGAGAAGTTGTTGTGATAGGAGCTACAAACAGACTGGACTCCATCGACCCAGCTCTGAGAAGACCAGGGCGCTTTGACAGAGAGTTCCTCTTCGGCTTGCCAGATAGAGAG GCAAGAAGGGACATTCTGAAGATTCACACCAGACAGTGGACTCCACCGCCTTCTGACACTTTCCTGGAAGAACTGGCTGATAAATGTGTTG GTTATTGCGGAGCAGATATCAAGGCAGTGTGTTCAGAGGCTGCCCTGTGCGCACTGCGGCGTCGCTACCCACAAATCTACTCTTCATCACAGAAACTTGTGCTTGATGTCAACTCCATAGCCATCACAAGCAAAGACTTTATGTCTGCCATGTCCAAGATGGTGCCAGCTTCCCAGAG GGCGGTAGTGTCACCTGCCAAGGCCTTGATACCTGCCATCCGTCCCCTGTTGAGCGCCGCCCTGCACGACATCCTCGACACAGTCAGCAGAGTGTTCCCACATGCTGAACACGGcttaaacaggaagagagaacaAG ATGTGGCCTGTGTTGTGTCTGAGGATGATCTGATGTTCAGTGAGGATGAAGACTTGGAAATCTTTTCCAATGCACAGACCTCTCACTCCCAACACAAAACACCTGCTGCTAAGGGACTCCTCAACCTCAACAG GAGTGTGCTGAGCCACCCAACCTCCTACCGTCCCAGACTTCTGTTGGAGGGCAGACCAGGGTCAGGTCAGAGCTCCCACCTGGCTCCAGCTGTCCTCCACGCTCTAGAGAAATTCACTGTGTACACACTAGACATGGCCGTGCTGTTTGGAGCCAGTGCAACAGCCCCGGAAGAGACTTGTGCTCAG ATCTTTGTTGAAGCAAAGCGAACCTCTCCCAGTATCCTGTACATCCCTCACATTGGACAGTGGTGGGAAACTGTGGGACCAGCCTTAAGAGCCACTTTCCTCAGCCTGCTCAGCTCTATCCCTGCCTTTGCTCCTATATTGCTTCTTGCTTCCTGCAGCCTGCGATATGACCAACTCAGTATGGAG GTGCAGGAGTTGTTTCGGGAGCAGTATGGAGAGGTTTTCCATGTCAAGGTCCCCACcagcagagaaagaagaaacttCTTTGAGGATCTGATCCTCAATCAGGCTTCTAAGGCCCCTGCCTCAAAAAGGAAAGCAG CGCTCAATGCATTGGAGGTGCTTCCTGTtgcccctccacctcctccacgtCAGCTGACAGAAGAGGAGACCCAACGActggaggaacaggaggaaggTACCCTCAGAGAGCTCCGTCTCTTCCTGCGCGATGTCACCAACCGCCTTTCCCAAGATAAACGCTTCAAGGCTTTTACAAAGCCTGTGGATTTAGAAGAG GTACCAGATTATGCTGAGGTGATCAAGAAGCCTATGGACCTGTCAACAGTACTCTCTAAGATCGACCTCCATCAGTATGAGACGGTCAAGGAGTTCCTCCACGACGTAGATCTCATCTGGCAGAATGCCCTTGAATACAACCCAGACAGGGACCCCTCAG ATCGTCAGATCCGCCACAGAGCATGTGCATTAAAAGACACCGTCCATGCCATCATCAAAGACGAACTGGATGAAGATTTTGAGAAGATCTGTGAGGAGATGAAAGTGTCACGCAGCACAAGAGGTGAatggt CAGGTGGCTCTACCGTCCGATATGCTCCCTCCTTCTACCACGTCCTTCCCAAAGTGTCTAAATCTCCTGCTGAGGCCAAGATCACTGACATGACTCCACAAAGCGAGCCAACTGGACCCACAGCTGCAGTGACTCCCAATACAAGTGCCTCTGCTGTTACAGTATTTAAAAACTCAG ctcagaggaagaaaaggcGGAAGAGTCGCTGGTCTGCTGGCCTCTATGCAAGGAAGAGGTCTTCCTGCTCTCCCCACACATCTAGAGATGATGGACACTTGGGGtctgatgaggatgaggaagatggggacgatgaggaggaggttGAGAAGGCAGGAGGAACAGAGTGTGATGaggggacaggaggagaggaggagcagatggTGATTGATGAAGAGTCAGGGCCTGTACCAGCTAAGGAAAGTAGTTTGCAGCCCATTGAGAAGGAGCAGGACAGtcaggagggagaagaggagatgAGTCCAGCTGCTGAAGACAAGGCTGTCCTgtgtgaaacagacaaaagagaaaatgtcgACAAAGAAAAACTAGATAAAGCTGTGAAAGATCAACCAGAgctgtcagaggaaaacaacaaagagtTAACAAAGGCAGGAAATGAGATCAGTGAAACTATTTCAGTGAACACTAACCAGGACAGCCACACTGAGACAAAGGGAGATGCCCAGGGACAGTCCAACACAGAGGAGAGTGGTGAAACTAACTGTCAGAAACTGACAGAAACTGAGACTGACAAATGTCAAACTGTAACAGAGGCAGGAGACGGTAACAACAGGGTCCTTAATGTAGAAGAGTCAGCGCAGAATAGCCCTGCTGAACCAATGGAGTTGGAAGCAACAGAAACCTCAACCACAGATACCCCTGAAGCTGTCaaaggagaggaagacacaAGCACAG agTGGTGTGTGAGACGCGTTACTAGATCTCTGAAGAccactgtgcagcagcagcagtttatcGATGTGCACAAGGCTCTGCAGATCCTGGACCAGGAAACTCCTCCTCTGGTGGTGGATAAAGTCAAATTAAAG GAGCTGTTGGAGAGATTGGTGACCAAGACTGAAGGCTATGAGGTCTACAAGCTGGAGAAACTCTATGCTCTGCTCTGCCAGTGCATTTATAGACACAGACGAGACCACAACAAAACGGCACTTATACAG GAGTTGGAACAAGAGATTGAAGACTTCTGTTGA